In Streptomyces sp. NBC_00433, a single genomic region encodes these proteins:
- the lepB gene encoding signal peptidase I codes for MSSSSGAMTSTTGSSGTVRRGTAGGRGGIGHRLSGAVIALGCVLFLGGAAWAALVYRPYTVPTNSMVPTVQPGDRLLAQKISGSEVHRGDVVVFKDKLWGDQPLVKRVVGVGGDVVACCDAKGRLTVNGKAVDETYLKGGGPASFEPFSTRVPAGQIFLLGDNRAVSEDSRIHLADAEGGSVPAGDVRARVDGVAWPSSRMGLLARTSAFHVVPGGGSPGVGPLGPLTIAVIAGAVLIVGGAAYDPVAKLVRRSSARS; via the coding sequence ATGAGCAGCAGCAGCGGTGCGATGACCAGCACCACAGGGAGCAGCGGCACCGTACGACGCGGCACAGCCGGTGGCAGAGGCGGGATCGGCCACCGGCTGTCCGGCGCGGTCATCGCGCTGGGCTGCGTCCTCTTCCTGGGCGGCGCCGCTTGGGCCGCCCTGGTCTACCGCCCCTACACGGTGCCGACCAACTCCATGGTGCCCACCGTGCAGCCCGGCGACCGGCTGCTGGCCCAGAAGATATCGGGCTCCGAAGTGCACCGCGGTGACGTGGTGGTCTTCAAGGACAAGCTGTGGGGCGACCAGCCGCTCGTCAAGCGGGTCGTCGGGGTCGGCGGTGACGTGGTCGCCTGCTGCGACGCCAAGGGCCGGCTCACGGTGAACGGCAAGGCCGTCGACGAGACGTACCTCAAGGGCGGCGGCCCGGCCTCGTTCGAGCCGTTCAGCACCCGGGTCCCGGCCGGCCAGATATTCCTGCTCGGCGACAACCGCGCCGTCTCCGAGGACTCCCGCATCCACCTGGCCGACGCCGAGGGCGGCTCGGTCCCCGCCGGCGACGTCCGCGCCCGGGTGGACGGTGTCGCCTGGCCTTCGTCCCGGATGGGCCTGCTGGCACGCACTTCCGCCTTCCACGTGGTCCCCGGCGGCGGATCGCCCGGGGTGGGGCCGCTCGGCCCGCTGACGATCGCGGTCATCGCCGGAGCCGTGCTGATCGTGGGCGGGGCCGCGTACGACCCGGTGGCCAAACTGGTGCGGAGAAGTTCCGCGCGGTCGTGA
- a CDS encoding DUF2469 domain-containing protein encodes MSAEDLEKYETEMELKLYREYRDVVGLFKYVIETERRFYLTNDYEMQVHSVQGEVFFEVSMADAWVWDMYRPARFVKQVRVLTFKDVNIEELNKADLDLPSDDSGFNS; translated from the coding sequence ATGAGCGCCGAGGACCTCGAAAAGTACGAGACCGAGATGGAGCTGAAGCTCTACAGGGAGTACCGCGACGTCGTCGGCCTGTTCAAGTACGTGATCGAGACCGAGCGGCGCTTCTACCTCACCAATGACTACGAGATGCAGGTGCACTCGGTGCAGGGCGAGGTGTTCTTCGAGGTCTCGATGGCCGATGCGTGGGTCTGGGACATGTACAGGCCGGCTCGCTTCGTGAAGCAGGTGCGGGTGCTCACGTTCAAGGACGTGAATATCGAGGAGCTGAACAAGGCGGACCTCGACCTGCCGTCGGACGACTCGGGCTTCAACAGCTGA
- a CDS encoding YraN family protein — MNARGALGRYGEEVAVRALQAAGLTVLGRNWRHGRRGEIDILATEGDALVVCEVKTRRAGPFQHPMEALPPAKLERLRSLAERWTAEHGGAPPGGVRIDLVGVILPDRGAPAVEHVRGVA, encoded by the coding sequence ATGAACGCACGAGGTGCGCTGGGGCGGTACGGCGAGGAGGTCGCGGTCCGCGCCCTGCAGGCCGCGGGCCTGACGGTGCTCGGGCGGAACTGGCGGCACGGCCGCCGCGGTGAGATCGACATTCTCGCGACCGAGGGTGACGCCCTGGTGGTCTGCGAGGTCAAGACCCGGCGGGCCGGGCCCTTCCAGCACCCGATGGAGGCGCTGCCCCCGGCGAAGCTGGAGCGGCTGCGGTCCCTGGCCGAGCGATGGACCGCCGAGCACGGCGGGGCGCCGCCGGGCGGGGTGCGGATCGACCTGGTCGGCGTGATCCTCCCCGACCGCGGCGCCCCCGCGGTGGAGCATGTGCGGGGGGTGGCGTGA